From a single Phalacrocorax aristotelis chromosome 1, bGulAri2.1, whole genome shotgun sequence genomic region:
- the LOC142064581 gene encoding trypsin I-P1-like, producing MKYILFVTFVGVAVAFPINADDDDDKIVGGYTCAANSVPYQVSLNSGYHFCGGSLINSQWVLSAAHCYKSRIQVQLGKQNLALTESTQQLINSAKVIRHSGYSSATLDNDIMLIKLAEPAQLNRAVQTIPLPTSCVATGTTCLISGWGNTLSNDNPYPDNLQCLKAPVLSSSECTKAYPGKITKNMICVGFMEGGKDSCQGDSGGPVVCNAQLQGIVSWGIGCAQKGYPGVYTKVCNYVSWIKATMSAN from the exons ATGAAATACATACTATTTGTCACATTTGTTGGTGTGGCTG TTGCCTTCCCCATCAATgctgatgatgatgatgacaagATCGTGGGAGGCTACACCTGTGCGGCGAACTCTGTCCCCTATCAGGTGTCCCTGAATTCTGGGTATCACTTCTGTGGAGGTTCCCTCATCAACAGCCAGTGGGTCCTGTCAGCTGCTCACTGCTACAAGTc TCGCATCCAAGTGCAGCTTGGGAAACAAAACCTGGCACTCACAGAGTCGACACAGCAGCTGATTAATTCAGCTAAAGTCATCCGCCACTCTGGCTACAGCTCCGCAACACTGGACAATGACATTATGCTCATCAAGCTTGCTGAACCAGCCCAGCTCAACCGAGCTGTCCAAACAATTCCTCTGCCTACCAGCTGTGTGGCCACAGGCACCACATGCCTAATCTCTGGCTGGGGCAACACACTCAGCAATGACA ATCCGTACCCAGATAACTTGCAGTGCCTGAAGGCACCTGTACTCTCCTCAAGCGAGTGCACCAAAGCCTACCCTGGGAAAATTACCAAGAACATGATATGTGTAGGATTcatggagggagggaaagacTCCTGCCAG GGGGATTCCGGTGGTCCAGTGGTCTGCAATGCGCAGCTCCAGGGCATCGTTTCCTGGGGTATTGGATGTGCGCAGAAAGGCTACCCTGGGGTTTACACTAAGGTTTGTAACTACGTCTCCTGGATCAAAGCAACTATGTCTGCCAACTGA